The Taeniopygia guttata chromosome 35, bTaeGut7.mat, whole genome shotgun sequence region gttggcaaaaaaaccccacacctttatttttcccaaaaaacccctttttttccccccaaaaaagtgGGGAGCGGATGAGCCGGGTCCCTCCCACAGCCTTAAGCGAGATGAGTTAAAAATGGAAGgaggaattaattaaaaaaataaataaataaaatttaaaaaaacaaggaggggtggggggaaaggcagaaaaatgttttgcGCAATGACCGAGGCCCTCTGGTGGAAAAAGCTGCGGGTATGGGcggaaatttttaaaaaaacactttattcagtgaaaaaataatgtttttaaatgtcCTGGTGGCtgttagtgtttttttttccttaaaaaaaaaaaaaaaaaaaaaaaaaaggaaaaaaaaagaaaggaaaaagggaaaaaaaggaaaaaagtggtTTTGAGTCActttttttagtggtttttaaCCGTGAGGGCTGAGGGGAAAGGCGGGACGCCGCCATTACGGCGGCCGCCATGACCCTTcgcagcaagaaaaaaaaggcaaaaaacgGAGTTTTTTATCAAGGCGACATGTCGCGACATAAATCAACAACCCCCAAAATTTACTAAAAACCCCCGTGAGGGGTTTGGAAGGGTTTGGAAGCCAAAATTTCCCCACGACAGGGCAATGGTGGCTGGGTGACCTCATCCAAGATGGCGGCCGGGGCGTCACGTTCAGGCGCCATCTTGAGCTGAGCAGCGCGGGCGGCAATGGGGAGGAGGAGGCCGCCGCCATTTTACCTCGCGTCCTTCCCTGAAGGCGAGGCCGCCATTTCGGAAAAGGGCAGCTCCGCTCTCATCCCGGACAGCAGCGGGGAAACgtaaataaaagcagaaaaacgtaaataaaatcaaataaatgcTGCTGTTTTCTCCTCTCCATCTGTTTCGTGGAGGAGGGATTGCTTCCAGTAGGGATGTAAATCCCTAAATCCCCTAGGAAAGGGCTGATGTTGGTTTAAAAGTGgtttttgagtaatttttttatccCTGAATTCACCTTCCTGGAGGGGATTTTTAACAGTGGTGGGGACACGGCAGAGAAGCTGATGCTGTGAAAAACCACTTtgaaaagtttaataataatgaaatggttataaaaatagtaatataattagtgtaataaaaatttagagttaggacaattacaaggcaataaaaagcaaagaattgcGGATGTTtggatgctcttggacactaagtcacaaaaagcatcccttgtgaacaaaggaataaccttaaaagaaatagcctgttgcatattcatatatccttcatggttatgcatatattttatttgaaacaaGAACTCTCTTGgatgtcaactgtttcctttaatccccaaggagtctgagcaaggcctgaagaaattttcttcttctgataagaaaaccataaattccttttctctggaagatttaggtgttcctcaaagccagtatctcattcctaaaaaaaaaaacaaactcccCTCCACATACATAATCTCTATTTTAACcttatgttggaacctaaaattatatttaacaccctacttaagagaattaatagcGCATCACTTTCTAACATCACACACACAATATGCATTGTAATATTTGCCAAAAGCCAATGGTAAAATACGCGTTTTTCACAGAAACGTTCCTCAAATATTGGAGGAACCCCTTTTTAGGGGTTAAAATTTGGCCGTTTTTAACCCTTAGGGCCTTATGGGGCCTCAGGGGCATCGCCCCCCCCCCTCAAGCGCTTCTCGTTCTGCGCATGCGCGGCGGCACCGCCCACTCATAGCCACGCCCCTTACTGCACCCCCCACCCGTAGCCACGCCCCCTTTCCGCACCCTTTATATAGAGCCGCGCGTTGACCACGCCCACTTAATGATATGCAGCGAAACCACGCCTCTTTCTCCTTCCCGCGCATGCGCAGTCCCGCCTTTTCTCCCgccttttctccctcccctcagccctCAGTCGGGCGGCGGCGCCGTGCGGGACGGACGGGCCGCgcagattttttatttatttttttttttattaaggcCTCTTTATCCTCACCGGCGCCACGACCGGGACCGGCCCCGACCTCCGAGccacccccggccccgctgccgctATGGAGGCTCCACCCGCTCCTCCCGCCGCTCCTCCAGCGCCGTGCAGCGCCGCTCGCAGCCTGCAGGACGAGCTGACGTGCCCGGTGTGTTTGGAATACTTTAACGACCCTGTGCTGGTGGCGGAGTGCGGCCACAACTTCTGCCGCGCCTGCGTTACTCAATGCTGGGAAGACTCCGCACGCCGCCTGTGCTGCCCGCAATGCCGAGAACCGGTCCCGCAACGCCTTTTCCGCCCTAACCGCTCTCTGGGTAACATCGTTCACATCGTCCGCCAGTTGGGATTACCTCCCGGTAATGCCGAACCACCTCCCGCTGCTTCACCACCGCTTCCCGCCGCTCCGGTGCCCTCAGGGCCCTCCCGGTGTCCGCGGCACGGGGAACCGCTGCGGCTTTTCTGCGTGCAGGACCGGCGGGCCGTGTGCGTGGTGTGCCACTTGTCCCGGGAGCACCGGGCCCACACCGTGCTGCCCGCCGAGGAGGCCGCCCACGCCGCCGAGGTCAGTGCCCCCGCCGCTATTGGCGTGGAAAAAGGAGAATAGTCCCTTTTCCCGGCTGGGGGGATCGTGGGGTGTCGAGACATTCCcgaaaaggaagaaaaaaaacacctcgGGGTGTTTCTTAGCAGCGAGGATTCCATCcctctttttttggggggatcacatttttttttggggtgcagcaTTACCCCCTAAGAAATGGACCCCATCCCTTGTCCTAAGAAAGGGACCCCATCCCTTCTCGTAAGAAATGGATTTCATccctggtcttttttttttatttttggggtgcagtATCCCCCCTAAGAAATGGATCTCATccctggtctttttttttttggggtgcagtATCCCCCCTAAGAAATGGACCTCAtccctggtttttttttatttttggggtgcagcatCACCCCCTAAGAAATGGACCCCATCCCTTGTCCTAAGAAATGGACCCCATCCCTggtcttttttttatttttggggtgcagtATTCCCCCTAAGAAATGGACCACATCCATccctggtctttttttttttatttttggggtgcagcatCCCCCCCTAAGAAATGGATCTCATCCCtggtctttttatttttttggggtgcagtATTCCCCCTAAGAAATGGACCACATCCATCCCtggtctttttatttatttttggggtgcagcatCCCCCCCTAAGAAATGGACCCCATCCCTTGTCCTAAGAAATGGACCCCATCCCtggtcttttattttttgtgggtGCAGTATTCCCTCCCCTAAGAAATGGATCTCATccctggtcttttttttttttggggtgcagcaTCCCCCCTAGGAAATGGACCCCATCCCTTGTCCTAAGAAATGGACCCCATCCCTggtcttttttttatttttggggtgcagcatCCCCCCTAAGAAATGGACCACATccctggtctttttttttttttggggtgcagcaTCCCCCCTAAGAAATGGACCACATCCATccctggtctttttttttttttggggtgcagcaTTCCCCCCTAAGAAATGGACCCCATCCCTTGTCCTAAGAAATGGACCACATCCATccctggtctttttttttttatttttggggtgcagcatCCCCCCTAAGAAATGGACCACATCCATCCCtggtctttttttatttttggggtgcagcatCCCCCCCCTAAGAAATGGATCTCATccctggtctttttttttttggggtgcagtATTTCCCCCTAAGAAATGGACCCCATCCCTTGTCCTAAGAAATGGATCCCATCCCTTGTCCTAAGAAATGGACCACATCCATCCCtggtctttttatttttggggtgcagcatCCCCCCTAAGAAATGGAccccatcccttgtcccaagaAATGGATCTCATCcctggtctttttttttatttatttttggggtgcagcatCCCCCCCTGAGAAATGGACCCCATCCctggtctttttttttgggagatcacattttttatttttggggtgcagcatTCCCCCCTAAGAAATGGACCCCATCCCTTGTCCTAAGAACTGGACCCCATCCATccctggtctttttttttttatttttggggtgcagtATTCCCCCCTAAGAAATGGACCCCATccctggtctttttttttttatttttggggtgcagcatCCCCCCTAGGAAATGGACCCCATCCCTGGTCTTTTTTTTTGGACCCCCCACTTTCTTTTGGGTTTCTGCcttttggggaccccccagTTTCACGGAGAGTACAGAAATGAGCCCCCAGTCCCCCGCCCCTTCACTTTTTGGGGTGCACTAAGGGCTGTGTGGATCTCAGGGGGGGATCCCCTCCCCAACTGCTTCCAAAATTGGGGGTGCAGAACAACCTgaatcaccccaaaatgcagaaaaaccGGGATAAGGTGCAGTAAGCAGCAGTTTTTGTAGTGCCAActtgaactggtttgaactgggaggATACTGGATCCCCTCCCCAACTGCTTCCAGAATTGGGGGGCTCTGCTTCCAGAATTGGGGGTGCAGAATGACCTGAATCACCCCAAAACTTGGATATCCCGGGGTTTAAACTGCAGTTTTTGTAGTGCCAGCTcgaactggtttgaactgggaggATACTGGGTCCCCTCCCCAGTTGCTTCCAGAATTTGGGGGGCGCTGATTCCAGAATTGGGGGTGCAGAACAACCTGAATCACCCCAAAACTTGGATATCCCGGGGGTAAACTGCAGTTTTTGTAGTGCCAGATcgaactggtttgaactgggaggATACTGGATCCCCTCCCCAGATGCTTCCAGAATTGGGGGGCGCTGCTTCCCGAATTTGGGGTGCAGAATGACCTGAATCACCCCAAAATGCGGAAAAACCGGGGTAAGGTGCAGTAAACAGCAGTTTTTGTAGTGCCAGCTcaaactggtttgaactgggaggATACTGGATCCCCTCCCCAACTGCTTCCAGAATTGGGGGGCGCTGCTTCCCGAATTTGGGGTGCAGAATGACCtgaatcaccccaaaactgggatAACTCAGGGTTTAAACTGCAGTTTTTGTAGTGCCAGattgaactggtttgaactgggagaATACTGGATCCCCTCCCCAACTGCTTCCAGAATTGGGGGGGTGCTGATTCCAGAATTGGGGGTGCAGAACAACCTgaatcaccccaaaatgtgAAAAAACCAGGGTTTAAACTGCCGTTTTTGTAGTGCcagtttgaactggtttgaactgggaggATACTGGGTCACCTCCCCAATTGATTCCAGAATTGGGGGGCACAGAAAAACCTgaatcaccccaaaacacagaTTTATGGAATTCCAGCAGGTCTGATCACAATCGGGGATTTATGGAAAATTCCAACGGGTCTGATCACGATCAGGGAATTATCGTGATCAGGGAATTATGGAATTCCAGCGGGTCTGATCACGATCACGGATTTATGGAATTCCAGCGGGTCTGATCATGATCACGGATTTATGGAATTCCAGCGGGTCTGATCGTGATCGGGGATTTATGGAATTCCAGCGGGTCTGATCGCGATCATGGATTTATGGAATTCCAGAGGGTCTAATTGCAATTAGGGAATTACGGAAAATTCCAGCGGGTCTGATCACAATCACGGATTTATGGAATTCCAACGGGTCTGATCACGATCACGGATTTATGGAATTCCAGCGAGTCTGATCGTGATCAGGGAATTATCGTGATCAGGGAATTATGGAATTCCAGCGGGTCTGATCACGATCGGGGATTTATGGAATTCCAGCGGGTCTGATCGTGatcatggaattatggaattcCAGCGGGTCTGATCACGATCAGGGAATTATCGTGATCACGGATTTATGGAATTCCAACGGGTCTGATCGCGATCGGGGATTTATGGAATTTTTATGGAATTCCAGCAGGTCTGATCGTGATCAGGGAATTATCGTGATCAGGGAATTACGGAATTCCAATGGGTCTGATCACGATCACGGATTTATGGAATTCCAGCGGGTCTGATCACGATCACGGATTTATGGAATTCCAGCGGGTCTGATCACGATCAGGGAATTATCGTGATCAGGGATTTATGGAATTCCAGCGGGTCTGATCGTGATCGGGGATTTATGGAATTCCAACGGGATCTGATCACGATCGGGGATTTATGGAATTCCAGCGGGTCTGATCACGATCGGGGATTTATGGAATTCCAGCGGGTCTGATCACGATCAGGGAATTATTGTGATCAGGGAATTATGGAATTCCAGCGGGTCTGATCACGATCGGGGATTTATGGAATTCCAACGGGTCTGATCACGATCGGGGATTTATGGAATTCCAGCGGGTCTGATGGCGATCAGGGAATTATCGTGATCAGGGAATTATGGAATTCCAGCGGGTCTGATCGTGATCATGGATTTATGGATTGAATTCCAGCGGATCTGATCGCGATCAGGGAATTACCGTGATCAGGGAATTATGGAATTCCAGCGGGTCTGATCACGATCAGGGATTTATGGAAAATTCCAGCGGGTCTGATCACGATCACAGATTTATGGAATTCCAGCGGGTCTGATCACGATCACGGATTTATGGAATTCCAGCGGGTCTGATCGCGATCAGGGAATTATGGTGATCAGGGATTTATGGAATTCCAGCGGGTCTGATCGCGATCATGGATTTATGGAATTCCAGCAGGTCTGATTGCGATCAGGGATTTATGGAATTCCAGCGGGTCTGATCACGATCACGGATTTATGGAAAATTCCAACGGGTCTGATCGCGATCGGGGATTTATGGAATTTTTATGGAATTCCAGCGGGTCTGATCGTGATCAGGGAATTATCGTGATCACGGATTTATGGAATTCCAGCGGGTCTGATCACGATCAGGGAATTATCGTGATCAGGGAATTATGGAATTCCAGCGGGTCTGATCGCGATCAGGGAATTATTGCGATCAGGGATTTATGGAATTCCAGCGGGTCTGATCACGATCACGGATTTATGGAATTCCAGCGGGTCTGATCGCGATCAGGGATTTATGGAAAATTCCAGCGGGTCTGATCGCGATTGGGGATTTATGGAATTCCAGCGGGTCTGATGGCGATCAGGGAATTATCGTGATCACGGATTTATGGAATTCCAGCGGGTCTGATCGCGATCAGGGATTTACGGAAAATTCCAGCAGATCTGATCACGATCGGGAATTTATGGAATTCCAATGGGTCTGATCGCGATCAGGGATTTACGGAATTCCAGCGGGTCTGACGGGGATTTGTTAATCATCATTAACCACCACCTATTAATTATTGTGCTCATTAAATCCTTTTAAAGTGGGATTTTCTCCCAGAACTGTTGTGGTTCCTCTTCCGGGGATGTTGGCGCTGTCCCCCcgccccaaatttgggattttttcctttattttaaaataaagatccAGGTTGTTgctcctttgggtttttttcccccctcattaATTTACTTTTATGACTGTTTGATAATTACTTGTTGCTGAGCTCCtcccttctctcttttattttttttttgctttaatctCATGGATAAATTCCAAAATCAGCAACTTCTGGCTCTCAACAAGTCAAAATGTTTGTATTTAGggttttaattataaaataactTGATTTATTTGCCCCCAGGGCTCGCTGCTGTTTGCAGGGTATGGCCCTCCATGGAGGTCAAACCACTTCAATAAGGCTgagtttaattaattaataattaataatttaatgaGCAGTTCAGAGGCAGCAGTTCCTCCTGTTGTGGGGGGTCCAACCCAATTTTGGGGCACTTTGAGGAGGAATCTGGGAGGTAATCCTGGGAGAAGGACAGGGgaattgtttaaaattaaataattctttttttttttcatttttttgggcTGGTTGAGGGTGAATTTTGATgtttttgaggtcagctgctGGTTCCAGCTCCcgaaataaacccaaataaacccagATTTGGTAAATTTAGTAATTTTAAAGTGCAGAATTCCCAAAGTTTGTGTTGTTGTGATTTCAGGAGGTGCCCCAGGAGCATTTGAGCTCCCTGAGGAAAGGACGCGAAGAGGCCAAAGCTGAGCGGGAGcggcagagccaggagctgctggtgagtgccaaaaatattttaataataaaattatttaatatttaattaaaatatttaataataaaattaataaaaattttaataataatataaaaacaGGAAtgcaattagagtaataaaggTTAGAGTTAGGAGAATTACAaggcaataaaaagcaaaaaattacgGATGTTTGGATGCTCTTGGGCAATAAGTCACGAAAAaatcccttgtgaacaaagggatacaaaaatacaaaaatacaaaaatacaaaaatacaaaaatacaaaaatacaaaaatacaaaagtacaaaaatacaaaaataccaAACCAGCAGGGAACCATCACTTTAATCACCACAAATCCGCCTTTATTAGGGGCCAAAATAATAAATgtgagagaggggaaaaaaaaggagataaaagcataaaaagagagaaaaatggggaTGGAATTGCTGCCAGCACAGGTGAGATCCTCGCTGGTCTGGGTTGTGTTGGGGAAAATATCCAAAATTTTGGTCAACTGTGAAAACTccaatcacttgttttttcAAAGttataaaagtttaataataatataaaaataggaatacaattagagtaattGTGGGTGAGGATTCCCTGCCCTGAGGTGGATTTTCCTcaatatctatatctatctatatctcAATCaatatctatatttttttaataaatcaataaattgattttaattgattttttattttaatttattttaaaatttattttaattgatttttatttaataaataaataaatttcctGTGAGGAATCTCATCCCTCAGAGATTTTCCCACTTGAGGGTGAGGATTCCTTACCTTGAGGTGGATTTTCCTcaatatctatatctatctatatctcAATCaatatctatatttttttaataaatcactcCCCTTTTCCTGTGAGATTTTCCCACTTGAGGGTGAGGATTCCCTACCCTGAGGTGGATTTTCCTcaatatctatatctatatctatatctatatctatatctatatctatatctatatctatatctatatctatatctatctatatctcAATCaatatctatatttttttaataaatcaataaattatttttaaatttaaatttaaaaaatttaaaaaattaaaaaatttaaatttaaatttaaaaaatttaattgattttttatttaataaataaataaatttcctGTGAGGAATCTCACCCCGCAGAGATTTTCCCACTTGAGGGTGAGGATTCCCTACCCTGAGGTGGATTTTCCTcaatatctatatctatctatatctcAATCaatatctatatttttttaataaatcaataaattgattttaattgattttttatttaataaataaataaatttcctGTGAGGAATCTCACCCCGCAGAGATTTTCCCACTTGGGGGTGAGGATTCCCTACCCTGAGGTGGATTTTTATCCGTCCCAGCTGGATATCGATACTAAatcaatatttatattttttaaataaatcaatccCCTTTTCCTGTGAGATTTTCCCACTTGAGGGTGAGGATTCCCTACCCTGAGGTGGATTTTCCTcaatatctatatctatatctatatctatatctatatctatatctatatctatatctatctatatctcAATCaatatctatatttttttaataaatcaataaattatttttaaatttaaatttaaaaaatttaaaaaatttaaaaatttaaatttaaatttaaaaaatttaattgattttttatttaataaataaataaatttcctGTGAGGAATCTCATCCCTCAGAGATTTTCCCATTTGAGGGTGAGGATTCCCTACCCTGAGGTGGATTTTCCTcaatatctatatctatctatatctcAATCaatatctatatttttttaataaatcaataaatttattttaattgattttttattttaatttattttaaaatttattttaattgatttttatttaataaataaataaatttcctGTGAGGAATCTCACCCCTCAGAGATTTTCCCACTTGAGGGTGAGGATTCCCTACCCTGAGGTGGATTTTCCTcaatatctatatctatctatatctcAATCaatatctatatttttttaataaatcaatcCCCTTTTCCTGTGAGATTTTCCCACTTGAGGGTGAGGATTCCCTACCCTGAGGTGGATTTTTATCCATCCCAGCTGGATATTGATACTAAATCaatatctatatttttttaataaatcaataaattgattttaattgattttttatttaataaataaataaataaatttcctGTGAGGAATCTCACCCCGCAGAGATTTTCTCACTTGAGGTGGATTTTCCTCTGGAATTGCAGAAACAAACGGAGGTGGAACGTCAGAAAATCGTGGAAGAGGTCAAAGATCTGAAGGAGttcctggaggagaaggagaagctcCTCCTGTCCcgcctggaggagctggagaagaacATCGGACACCGCAGGGACCAGAGCGTGGCCAGGCTGGACGAGGACATCGCCCGGCTGGACAAACTCCTGGCGGACAGCGGGACGGGGAACGCGCCTGG contains the following coding sequences:
- the LOC100223408 gene encoding E3 ubiquitin-protein ligase TRIM7, which translates into the protein MEAPPAPPAAPPAPCSAARSLQDELTCPVCLEYFNDPVLVAECGHNFCRACVTQCWEDSARRLCCPQCREPVPQRLFRPNRSLGNIVHIVRQLGLPPGNAEPPPAASPPLPAAPVPSGPSRCPRHGEPLRLFCVQDRRAVCVVCHLSREHRAHTVLPAEEAAHAAEEVPQEHLSSLRKGREEAKAERERQSQELLKQTEVERQKIVEEVKDLKEFLEEKEKLLLSRLEELEKNIGHRRDQSVARLDEDIARLDKLLADSGTGNAPGEGVVPAGSSPESWMFLKPEPGFSELEKKLKSFSQKSAVLKEVLLEFKENLRFELENDTGELSLDPDTANPYLVLSEDKRSVRLRGAPQELPAHPKRFDYAFCVLTSEGFSAGRHYWEVEVGDGESWVLGAARESVRRKEKVDFAPEEGIWAVGLNWKGKNWDQYQAFTSPETPLSLCERPRKIGVYLDYEGGWVAFYNADSMAPIFTFTAAFSERIFPFFWLFYVGSSLSLCN